In a single window of the Streptomyces sp. 846.5 genome:
- a CDS encoding (2Fe-2S) ferredoxin domain-containing protein — protein sequence MSHRSKRAATTPPPAAPRPTVTVCRGCCCGTAKVPRLDHEAQLADLRTGLAEVATVRRVDCLDACEHANVIVVQPSAEGRRAGGRPVWLGLVNDPDAGADITAWVEAGGPGLADPPDILDLYAFTPSRRIQKDFDS from the coding sequence GTGAGCCACCGCAGCAAACGCGCCGCCACCACCCCACCCCCAGCCGCGCCGCGGCCCACCGTCACCGTCTGCCGCGGCTGCTGCTGCGGCACCGCCAAGGTCCCCCGCCTGGACCACGAGGCCCAACTCGCCGACCTGCGCACGGGCCTGGCGGAGGTCGCCACCGTCCGCCGCGTCGACTGCCTGGACGCCTGCGAGCACGCCAACGTCATCGTCGTCCAGCCCTCCGCCGAGGGCCGCCGCGCCGGAGGCCGACCCGTGTGGCTCGGCCTCGTCAACGACCCCGACGCCGGAGCGGACATCACCGCCTGGGTCGAGGCCGGAGGCCCCGGCCTCGCAGACCCACCCGACATCCTCGACCTCTACGCCTTCAC